In Cydia strobilella chromosome 6, ilCydStro3.1, whole genome shotgun sequence, one DNA window encodes the following:
- the LOC134742387 gene encoding glycine receptor subunit alpha-4-like isoform X2 has product MWTLLVPLLALVASGGGATFGANKALLDCASQILYLEQQTYDIPSDYNRNIPPGKNTTVFIGLNVNRVSGVDENKEEITLDVFLQVSWKDPRLKVGLESIDLPWEFRQLIWTPDLYIWQLQTMRILSVLQEMASLRLYRNSTVSVSIGATITIKCEMDFVLYPLDVQTCNIDFSSYKYTSEYVRFEWREVPPWLGWRLAGGQRNQFRLPKYVVSFTTDKSKRIAQYGEGEHSAARLQMTLSRELRGYLLESYLPSSLFVIISWGSFCVIPEIVPGRMVLLVTTLLSLVTMFDTVSTNSPDALELKCIEVWLISCTIFVFLALLEYFVVLFGIRYDKSWCRRRADMRRAVSAAQLAPPPLHVNHSQRLSCTPVTGTPQGGVFSPTLSVEDEGLKQQLDHQTISRDSPPMMETLGGRTAQGALARAGACIDKGIMFCGAQHGTLDRFALILFPCCFVLFNIIYWTTYLSEVHRHPPK; this is encoded by the exons ATGTGGACCTTGCTAGTGCCGCTGCTGGCCCTGGTCGCTTCCGGCGGTGGGGCCACCTTCGGAGCCAACAAAGCCCTGCTGGACTGCGCAAG CCAGATCCTGTACCTGGAGCAACAAACGTACGACATACCTTCAGACTATAACAGAAACATTCCACCTG GAAAGAACACAACCGTGTTCATAGGGCTCAATGTCAACCGTGTTTCGGGAGTGGATGAGAATAAGGAG GAGATAACACTAGACGTGTTCCTACAAGTGTCCTGGAAGGACCCCCGGCTAAAGGTGGGCCTGGAGTCCATCGACCTACCCTGGGAGTTCCGCCAGCTGATCTGGACGCCGGACCTGTACATCTGGCAGCTGCAGACCATGCGGATCCTCTCTGTGCTGCAGGAGATGGCCTCGCTCAGGCTTTATAGGAATAGCACCGTCTCAGTCAGTATTGG cGCGACGATAACAATAAAATGCGAGATGGACTTCGTGTTATACCCTTTAGACGTGCAAACCTGCAACATTGATTTCAGTAGCT ACAAATACACATCGGAGTACGTGAGATTTGAATGGCGGGAGGTGCCTCCGTGGCTGGGTTGGCGGCTGGCCGGCGGACAGCGCAACCAGTTCCGCCTGCCCAAATACGTAGTCAGCTTCACTACGGACAAAAGTAAACGTATTGCCCAATATGGTGAAG GCGAGCATTCGGCAGCGCGGCTGCAGATGACGCTCTCTCGTGAGCTGCGGGGATATCTCCTGGAGAGCTATCTGCCCTCATCATTGTTCGTCATCATTTCGTGGGGCAGCTTCTGTGTCATCCCCGAGATCGTGCCCGGGCGCATGGTGCTACTTGTGACCACCCTGTTGTCGCTCGTCACCATGTTCGACACAGTCAG TACAAACTCGCCCGACGCGCTCGAGCTGAAGTGCATAGAGGTGTGGCTGATCTCGTGCACTATATTCGTGTTCCTGGCGTTGCTCGAGTACTTCGTGGTGCTGTTCGGTATCCGCTACGACAAGAGCTGGTGTCGCCGCCGAGCGGACATGCGCCGCGCCGTCTCCGCCGCGCAACTAGCTCCACCCCCTTTACACGTCAACCATTCTCAG AGGTTGAGTTGCACTCCCGTGACAGGCACCCCACAGGGCGGAGTGTTCTCGCCGACCCTCAGTGTGGAGGACGAAGGCCTCAAGCAGCAGCTCGACCATCAGACCATTTCGAGG GACTCGCCGCCGATGATGGAGACGCTGGGCGGGCGCACCGCGCAAGGTGCGCTGGCGCGGGCGGGAGCGTGCATCGACAAGGGCATCATGTTCTGCGGCGCGCAGCACGGCACGCTTGACCGCTTCGCGCTCATTCTCTTCCCTTGCTGCTTCGTGCTCTTCAATATTATATACTGGACCACGTACCTGAGTGAAGTGCACCGGCACCCGCCGAAGTGA
- the LOC134742387 gene encoding gamma-aminobutyric acid receptor subunit delta-like isoform X3 — translation MWTLLVPLLALVASGGGATFGANKALLDCASQILYLEQQTYDIPSDYNRNIPPGKNTTVFIGLNVNRVSGVDENKEFLFSKEITLDVFLQVSWKDPRLKVGLESIDLPWEFRQLIWTPDLYIWQLQTMRILSVLQEMASLRLYRNSTVSVSIGATITIKCEMDFVLYPLDVQTCNIDFSSYKYTSEYVRFEWREVPPWLGWRLAGGQRNQFRLPKYVVSFTTDKSEHSAARLQMTLSRELRGYLLESYLPSSLFVIISWGSFCVIPEIVPGRMVLLVTTLLSLVTMFDTVSTNSPDALELKCIEVWLISCTIFVFLALLEYFVVLFGIRYDKSWCRRRADMRRAVSAAQLAPPPLHVNHSQRLSCTPVTGTPQGGVFSPTLSVEDEGLKQQLDHQTISRDSPPMMETLGGRTAQGALARAGACIDKGIMFCGAQHGTLDRFALILFPCCFVLFNIIYWTTYLSEVHRHPPK, via the exons ATGTGGACCTTGCTAGTGCCGCTGCTGGCCCTGGTCGCTTCCGGCGGTGGGGCCACCTTCGGAGCCAACAAAGCCCTGCTGGACTGCGCAAG CCAGATCCTGTACCTGGAGCAACAAACGTACGACATACCTTCAGACTATAACAGAAACATTCCACCTG GAAAGAACACAACCGTGTTCATAGGGCTCAATGTCAACCGTGTTTCGGGAGTGGATGAGAATAAGGAG TTTCTGTTTTCCAAGGAGATAACACTAGACGTGTTCCTACAAGTGTCCTGGAAGGACCCCCGGCTAAAGGTGGGCCTGGAGTCCATCGACCTACCCTGGGAGTTCCGCCAGCTGATCTGGACGCCGGACCTGTACATCTGGCAGCTGCAGACCATGCGGATCCTCTCTGTGCTGCAGGAGATGGCCTCGCTCAGGCTTTATAGGAATAGCACCGTCTCAGTCAGTATTGG cGCGACGATAACAATAAAATGCGAGATGGACTTCGTGTTATACCCTTTAGACGTGCAAACCTGCAACATTGATTTCAGTAGCT ACAAATACACATCGGAGTACGTGAGATTTGAATGGCGGGAGGTGCCTCCGTGGCTGGGTTGGCGGCTGGCCGGCGGACAGCGCAACCAGTTCCGCCTGCCCAAATACGTAGTCAGCTTCACTACGGACAAAA GCGAGCATTCGGCAGCGCGGCTGCAGATGACGCTCTCTCGTGAGCTGCGGGGATATCTCCTGGAGAGCTATCTGCCCTCATCATTGTTCGTCATCATTTCGTGGGGCAGCTTCTGTGTCATCCCCGAGATCGTGCCCGGGCGCATGGTGCTACTTGTGACCACCCTGTTGTCGCTCGTCACCATGTTCGACACAGTCAG TACAAACTCGCCCGACGCGCTCGAGCTGAAGTGCATAGAGGTGTGGCTGATCTCGTGCACTATATTCGTGTTCCTGGCGTTGCTCGAGTACTTCGTGGTGCTGTTCGGTATCCGCTACGACAAGAGCTGGTGTCGCCGCCGAGCGGACATGCGCCGCGCCGTCTCCGCCGCGCAACTAGCTCCACCCCCTTTACACGTCAACCATTCTCAG AGGTTGAGTTGCACTCCCGTGACAGGCACCCCACAGGGCGGAGTGTTCTCGCCGACCCTCAGTGTGGAGGACGAAGGCCTCAAGCAGCAGCTCGACCATCAGACCATTTCGAGG GACTCGCCGCCGATGATGGAGACGCTGGGCGGGCGCACCGCGCAAGGTGCGCTGGCGCGGGCGGGAGCGTGCATCGACAAGGGCATCATGTTCTGCGGCGCGCAGCACGGCACGCTTGACCGCTTCGCGCTCATTCTCTTCCCTTGCTGCTTCGTGCTCTTCAATATTATATACTGGACCACGTACCTGAGTGAAGTGCACCGGCACCCGCCGAAGTGA
- the LOC134742387 gene encoding glycine receptor subunit alpha-2-like isoform X5, giving the protein MRILSVLQEMASLRLYRNSTVSVSIGATITIKCEMDFVLYPLDVQTCNIDFSSYKYTSEYVRFEWREVPPWLGWRLAGGQRNQFRLPKYVVSFTTDKSKRIAQYGEGEHSAARLQMTLSRELRGYLLESYLPSSLFVIISWGSFCVIPEIVPGRMVLLVTTLLSLVTMFDTVSTNSPDALELKCIEVWLISCTIFVFLALLEYFVVLFGIRYDKSWCRRRADMRRAVSAAQLAPPPLHVNHSQRLSCTPVTGTPQGGVFSPTLSVEDEGLKQQLDHQTISRDSPPMMETLGGRTAQGALARAGACIDKGIMFCGAQHGTLDRFALILFPCCFVLFNIIYWTTYLSEVHRHPPK; this is encoded by the exons ATGCGGATCCTCTCTGTGCTGCAGGAGATGGCCTCGCTCAGGCTTTATAGGAATAGCACCGTCTCAGTCAGTATTGG cGCGACGATAACAATAAAATGCGAGATGGACTTCGTGTTATACCCTTTAGACGTGCAAACCTGCAACATTGATTTCAGTAGCT ACAAATACACATCGGAGTACGTGAGATTTGAATGGCGGGAGGTGCCTCCGTGGCTGGGTTGGCGGCTGGCCGGCGGACAGCGCAACCAGTTCCGCCTGCCCAAATACGTAGTCAGCTTCACTACGGACAAAAGTAAACGTATTGCCCAATATGGTGAAG GCGAGCATTCGGCAGCGCGGCTGCAGATGACGCTCTCTCGTGAGCTGCGGGGATATCTCCTGGAGAGCTATCTGCCCTCATCATTGTTCGTCATCATTTCGTGGGGCAGCTTCTGTGTCATCCCCGAGATCGTGCCCGGGCGCATGGTGCTACTTGTGACCACCCTGTTGTCGCTCGTCACCATGTTCGACACAGTCAG TACAAACTCGCCCGACGCGCTCGAGCTGAAGTGCATAGAGGTGTGGCTGATCTCGTGCACTATATTCGTGTTCCTGGCGTTGCTCGAGTACTTCGTGGTGCTGTTCGGTATCCGCTACGACAAGAGCTGGTGTCGCCGCCGAGCGGACATGCGCCGCGCCGTCTCCGCCGCGCAACTAGCTCCACCCCCTTTACACGTCAACCATTCTCAG AGGTTGAGTTGCACTCCCGTGACAGGCACCCCACAGGGCGGAGTGTTCTCGCCGACCCTCAGTGTGGAGGACGAAGGCCTCAAGCAGCAGCTCGACCATCAGACCATTTCGAGG GACTCGCCGCCGATGATGGAGACGCTGGGCGGGCGCACCGCGCAAGGTGCGCTGGCGCGGGCGGGAGCGTGCATCGACAAGGGCATCATGTTCTGCGGCGCGCAGCACGGCACGCTTGACCGCTTCGCGCTCATTCTCTTCCCTTGCTGCTTCGTGCTCTTCAATATTATATACTGGACCACGTACCTGAGTGAAGTGCACCGGCACCCGCCGAAGTGA
- the LOC134742387 gene encoding glycine receptor subunit alpha-2-like isoform X1 — MWTLLVPLLALVASGGGATFGANKALLDCASQILYLEQQTYDIPSDYNRNIPPGKNTTVFIGLNVNRVSGVDENKEFLFSKEITLDVFLQVSWKDPRLKVGLESIDLPWEFRQLIWTPDLYIWQLQTMRILSVLQEMASLRLYRNSTVSVSIGATITIKCEMDFVLYPLDVQTCNIDFSSYKYTSEYVRFEWREVPPWLGWRLAGGQRNQFRLPKYVVSFTTDKSKRIAQYGEGEHSAARLQMTLSRELRGYLLESYLPSSLFVIISWGSFCVIPEIVPGRMVLLVTTLLSLVTMFDTVSTNSPDALELKCIEVWLISCTIFVFLALLEYFVVLFGIRYDKSWCRRRADMRRAVSAAQLAPPPLHVNHSQRLSCTPVTGTPQGGVFSPTLSVEDEGLKQQLDHQTISRDSPPMMETLGGRTAQGALARAGACIDKGIMFCGAQHGTLDRFALILFPCCFVLFNIIYWTTYLSEVHRHPPK; from the exons ATGTGGACCTTGCTAGTGCCGCTGCTGGCCCTGGTCGCTTCCGGCGGTGGGGCCACCTTCGGAGCCAACAAAGCCCTGCTGGACTGCGCAAG CCAGATCCTGTACCTGGAGCAACAAACGTACGACATACCTTCAGACTATAACAGAAACATTCCACCTG GAAAGAACACAACCGTGTTCATAGGGCTCAATGTCAACCGTGTTTCGGGAGTGGATGAGAATAAGGAG TTTCTGTTTTCCAAGGAGATAACACTAGACGTGTTCCTACAAGTGTCCTGGAAGGACCCCCGGCTAAAGGTGGGCCTGGAGTCCATCGACCTACCCTGGGAGTTCCGCCAGCTGATCTGGACGCCGGACCTGTACATCTGGCAGCTGCAGACCATGCGGATCCTCTCTGTGCTGCAGGAGATGGCCTCGCTCAGGCTTTATAGGAATAGCACCGTCTCAGTCAGTATTGG cGCGACGATAACAATAAAATGCGAGATGGACTTCGTGTTATACCCTTTAGACGTGCAAACCTGCAACATTGATTTCAGTAGCT ACAAATACACATCGGAGTACGTGAGATTTGAATGGCGGGAGGTGCCTCCGTGGCTGGGTTGGCGGCTGGCCGGCGGACAGCGCAACCAGTTCCGCCTGCCCAAATACGTAGTCAGCTTCACTACGGACAAAAGTAAACGTATTGCCCAATATGGTGAAG GCGAGCATTCGGCAGCGCGGCTGCAGATGACGCTCTCTCGTGAGCTGCGGGGATATCTCCTGGAGAGCTATCTGCCCTCATCATTGTTCGTCATCATTTCGTGGGGCAGCTTCTGTGTCATCCCCGAGATCGTGCCCGGGCGCATGGTGCTACTTGTGACCACCCTGTTGTCGCTCGTCACCATGTTCGACACAGTCAG TACAAACTCGCCCGACGCGCTCGAGCTGAAGTGCATAGAGGTGTGGCTGATCTCGTGCACTATATTCGTGTTCCTGGCGTTGCTCGAGTACTTCGTGGTGCTGTTCGGTATCCGCTACGACAAGAGCTGGTGTCGCCGCCGAGCGGACATGCGCCGCGCCGTCTCCGCCGCGCAACTAGCTCCACCCCCTTTACACGTCAACCATTCTCAG AGGTTGAGTTGCACTCCCGTGACAGGCACCCCACAGGGCGGAGTGTTCTCGCCGACCCTCAGTGTGGAGGACGAAGGCCTCAAGCAGCAGCTCGACCATCAGACCATTTCGAGG GACTCGCCGCCGATGATGGAGACGCTGGGCGGGCGCACCGCGCAAGGTGCGCTGGCGCGGGCGGGAGCGTGCATCGACAAGGGCATCATGTTCTGCGGCGCGCAGCACGGCACGCTTGACCGCTTCGCGCTCATTCTCTTCCCTTGCTGCTTCGTGCTCTTCAATATTATATACTGGACCACGTACCTGAGTGAAGTGCACCGGCACCCGCCGAAGTGA
- the LOC134742387 gene encoding glycine receptor subunit alpha-2-like isoform X4 codes for MWTLLVPLLALVASGGGATFGANKALLDCASQILYLEQQTYDIPSDYNRNIPPGKNTTVFIGLNVNRVSGVDENKEFLFSKEITLDVFLQVSWKDPRLKVGLESIDLPWEFRQLIWTPDLYIWQLQTMRILSVLQEMASLRLYRNSTVSVSIGATITIKCEMDFVLYPLDVQTCNIDFSSYKYTSEYVRFEWREVPPWLGWRLAGGQRNQFRLPKYVVSFTTDKSKRIAQYGEGEHSAARLQMTLSRELRGYLLESYLPSSLFVIISWGSFCVIPEIVPGRMVLLVTTLLSLVTMFDTVSTNSPDALELKCIEVWLISCTIFVFLALLEYFVVLFGIRYDKSWCRRRADMRRAVSAAQLAPPPLHVNHSQDSPPMMETLGGRTAQGALARAGACIDKGIMFCGAQHGTLDRFALILFPCCFVLFNIIYWTTYLSEVHRHPPK; via the exons ATGTGGACCTTGCTAGTGCCGCTGCTGGCCCTGGTCGCTTCCGGCGGTGGGGCCACCTTCGGAGCCAACAAAGCCCTGCTGGACTGCGCAAG CCAGATCCTGTACCTGGAGCAACAAACGTACGACATACCTTCAGACTATAACAGAAACATTCCACCTG GAAAGAACACAACCGTGTTCATAGGGCTCAATGTCAACCGTGTTTCGGGAGTGGATGAGAATAAGGAG TTTCTGTTTTCCAAGGAGATAACACTAGACGTGTTCCTACAAGTGTCCTGGAAGGACCCCCGGCTAAAGGTGGGCCTGGAGTCCATCGACCTACCCTGGGAGTTCCGCCAGCTGATCTGGACGCCGGACCTGTACATCTGGCAGCTGCAGACCATGCGGATCCTCTCTGTGCTGCAGGAGATGGCCTCGCTCAGGCTTTATAGGAATAGCACCGTCTCAGTCAGTATTGG cGCGACGATAACAATAAAATGCGAGATGGACTTCGTGTTATACCCTTTAGACGTGCAAACCTGCAACATTGATTTCAGTAGCT ACAAATACACATCGGAGTACGTGAGATTTGAATGGCGGGAGGTGCCTCCGTGGCTGGGTTGGCGGCTGGCCGGCGGACAGCGCAACCAGTTCCGCCTGCCCAAATACGTAGTCAGCTTCACTACGGACAAAAGTAAACGTATTGCCCAATATGGTGAAG GCGAGCATTCGGCAGCGCGGCTGCAGATGACGCTCTCTCGTGAGCTGCGGGGATATCTCCTGGAGAGCTATCTGCCCTCATCATTGTTCGTCATCATTTCGTGGGGCAGCTTCTGTGTCATCCCCGAGATCGTGCCCGGGCGCATGGTGCTACTTGTGACCACCCTGTTGTCGCTCGTCACCATGTTCGACACAGTCAG TACAAACTCGCCCGACGCGCTCGAGCTGAAGTGCATAGAGGTGTGGCTGATCTCGTGCACTATATTCGTGTTCCTGGCGTTGCTCGAGTACTTCGTGGTGCTGTTCGGTATCCGCTACGACAAGAGCTGGTGTCGCCGCCGAGCGGACATGCGCCGCGCCGTCTCCGCCGCGCAACTAGCTCCACCCCCTTTACACGTCAACCATTCTCAG GACTCGCCGCCGATGATGGAGACGCTGGGCGGGCGCACCGCGCAAGGTGCGCTGGCGCGGGCGGGAGCGTGCATCGACAAGGGCATCATGTTCTGCGGCGCGCAGCACGGCACGCTTGACCGCTTCGCGCTCATTCTCTTCCCTTGCTGCTTCGTGCTCTTCAATATTATATACTGGACCACGTACCTGAGTGAAGTGCACCGGCACCCGCCGAAGTGA